In Oryza glaberrima chromosome 8, OglaRS2, whole genome shotgun sequence, the following are encoded in one genomic region:
- the LOC127782033 gene encoding MOB kinase activator-like 1A, with the protein MDKHDGYEYRWADGVQIKKPIEVSAPKYVEFLMDWIEGQLDDESIFPQKLGTPFPPNFKEVVKTIFKRLFRVYAHIYHSSFQKIVSLKEEAHLNTCFKHFILFTTEFGLIDKKELAPLQELIESIIPY; encoded by the exons ATGGACAAGCATGATGG ATATGAGTACAGATGGGCTGATGGTGTACAGATAAAGAAGCCGATAGAAGTGTCAGCGCCAAAATATGTGGAGTTCCTAATGGACTGGATTGAAGGCCAACTTGATGATGAATCTATATTTCCCCAAAAGCTTG GCACACCATTCCCGCCAAACTTCAAGGAGGTTGTAAAGACAATTTTCAAGCGCTTGTTTCGTGTTTATGCCCACATATATCACTCCAGTTTTCAGAAGATTGTCAGCCTCAAGGAGGAGGCCCATCTTAACACGTGCTTCAAGCACTTCATTCTGTTTACAACT GAATTTGGCCTGATTGACAAGAAGGAGCTGGCTCCACTCCAGGAGCTCATCGAATCGATTATTCCATACTGA
- the LOC127782640 gene encoding uncharacterized protein LOC127782640 translates to MRSGGDVRSFFRQQKAHAAGGVKPTGGVSKKAALPRHHHKPASQATPDRAVDDARRHVEEAEEEEGRERMAREFDMDMRYGPCLGLTRAQRWRRAAALGLAPPPAVIAVCSDDQPCLWEGRV, encoded by the exons atgaggagcggcggcgacgtcagGTCCTTCTTCCGGCAGCAGAAggcccacgccgccggcggcgtcaagCCCACCGGCGGCGTCTCCAAGAAGGCGGCGCtgccccgccaccaccacaagCCCGCGTCGCAGG CGACGCCAGATCGCGCCGTCGACGACGCGAGGAGGCAcgtcgaggaggcggaggaggaggaggggcgggaGAGGATGGCTCGGGAGTTCGACATGGACATGCGGTACGGGCCCTGCCTCGGCCTCACCCGCGCCCAGCgctggcgccgcgccgccgcgctcggcctcgccccgccgcccgccgtcatcgccgtctgCTCCGACGACCAGCCGTGCCTCTGGGAGGGCCGCGTCTAG